A stretch of DNA from Coccidioides posadasii str. Silveira chromosome 1, complete sequence:
CGGGAATCTGTTTCATTATGCTATGGGTTCTACATCAAGGTGGGATGGGGGCTAAGGGATGTGTGGGCGTACGTTTTACCCCGACGACGAAAAAGGTCGCATCATGTTACATTGTTCTATGCTACATACACATACGCATCTGGGAGCTGGGATACaagattttctgtttggTCCCTTGCGGTGCTTCCCGCTCTGTTTTGTTTTGAGGATGGACGGGGttaatgggatgggaatTGGCTGGGAGGGAATGGAAGGGAACGGTAACGGGACATGGGAAACGGGCATTACGcttatcatcatcatcatcatcatcatcattattattattagtaTTTGCTTGTTTGATGTATTCCAGATCGAATTGTTTTCGAGTTTTCTTGAGAGCCATTTTTCCCcacttcttttttctcttctatGCCTGCGGGTTTAATTATCCGAGGATTCGTGTATGCTTATAATACTTCTTTCAGTTCgtgtctttttttcttgcgaGTGTTTTAATCAACCAATTGATGGAAGGTTTTAATTTTTATCCTAGAAATGGATGCGTCCTATCTCCGATGCCTTCGTTCCAACTTCTCCCGTTCTGTCGGATTCCTAggcatcgtcatcgtcagCTCGCAAACGGAGATACCAACGAACAAACATCGACATTCACGGGTCGTCGAACTCAACTCCGGCCTCACGTCTTCATATGAAAGCTTCAGAGCATCGACGTCGGGATGCCTCGCGTCTCCACCTCggggcaaaaaaagaaatgaaaatcAAATGAATCAAAAAGACATGCGCACACGCAAACCTCCCTTGGCCCTTTGAAAAATCACACACACGAGCTTGCTGAGGTCCGCGGCATGAGCCACTTTTCTGCACGGGAGTGGTGGCTGTGATACCGAGTGGTGCGTTAAGCCGATGCAGCTTAATTAGTGCTCACCCCCCTCCGTCGGACATGACTAGGTGTGAGAGTTACATTTGGGGGCCCATCGAGTTTGAAACAAACATCGCCCGTggtggttttttttttccgtcAAACATGCTATGTCGAGACAACAAAACCAAAAAACAGGGAACGCAGGTCGGTTCTCCATAAAAAGACCTGTTTGCTTGAGAGCTAGGGAAGGGATATATATCATGGCTCTAATGTGCAGTTCTTGTTGCCTTTGagcttgtacggagtaccttcAGCATGGAACCTTCGCTGATCGACAGCTAGCTAGTTCACCCGCTCTCCACTTCCCAGCGCACAATGTATCATGTGGCAAGTTAGCCTGTGAGTTACATTACACAGTTAGTTACGCAGGTGGCTTCTCAAGTTGCTGGACACCATCCTGGTCCTATCAGTCTCATGAGCCGCCCCAGAATGCCCTCCCTGCCTTTGGAGAGGCACCAGGCCACATGAGCCCATATCAAAATCGGCGCTCCAAACGCACATCTCTACTTTCAGGTCGATATACACCCCACAAGTGGGTATAGCACCCATGGCGATTATACTGGTTGGGACATCAGAGCTTCTATCTTGCAGCCAGCGGCCCTCTCAACTCTACTTTGCATCGGCGGTGTGATTGAGATCGAAGTCCTCCTCGCTCAATGCAACCGTAAGATTCATGCGGTCCACTTAGGTTGTTGTGGCCTCGCTCCAGGATGTTCATTGCTTCGGACTGCACAAACTGACAGTCCCGCCCACATAGTACCCAGTCAATGCTCTGGGCAAAGCACGAGAAGGCGTCCTGGAGAGATTCATCATTGGACCGACGGGCGTTCACCCCTGCCTTTGGGCCCTCGCAGGCTCGTACAGATCGCGAAATCAAGAGCAATTCAAGGCAAACAGCATCAACCCGAAACAATATTCCAGAAAATGTGCGGCTCAACCGGGGTACGCCGAGGATTTTGATCAGTAAACATGCAAAGAATTTGAGTACTGTGATTGGCctcccaaaaaaagaaaaccgcAGATCTTGTACTTAAAATTGCGTAACATTCAAGAAATTCCCGAGCCACCACATTGGCTGAAGACATGGCAGCTCTGCAGCAGGCATCTACCAAATATCGAAGCATGGACGAATGGTCTAGGCTTCTGGATCCGCCCCGACGATGAAAGAAACTGTGGCAGTGAAGGAGAAGTCACATCAGGCTGGTGGATTGAGGAGTTTGGACCACAAAGCCCGACTCATGACCGGATGCGAGAAAGGTACAGGAGAACAAGGGCATCCTGGATGGGAAAACGGAGAGAATATGGACAAAGAGAGGCCGATACTGGTGCCGATGAGCAGCGACAAGGGCTGTGGCCAATGCGTAAGAATTGTTTTTATACCCAATCATCAGCTGAGattgaacagaatctgaatGCATATCCCCTCCAGGATACGGTCAGTTTCAGCTGAGCTTGCAAGCGCTAAACAGGACTCTGATCAGATTGGCAAGGTCGCTATTCAATATAGAGTAATGATGACCAGGTTTCTACTTCGTATACTCGTGTCTGACACCAACGAATTTGTTGAGCTTCAGCGCGGAGAGGGGAAGACAGAGAATTCCAAATCCAAATTTGGAATTCCGGACCACTTCTCTAAACCGCAAAGCAGGGTATAAATACAGCGAAGAATCCTTCATGATATCTCTCTGTTCAAACTCAACATCGCTATCGATACCATCAAGACATTCTCACAAGGTCACTTTCAAAGAGCCCCTTAtccatattttttttttcccttctaAATCTGAAAACCAGCCATCATGAAGCTCCTTGCAATCGTTTCTCTCCTGGCGACCGTCGTTCCTTTGCAAGTTCTGGCCGAGACCACCTGCTGGCATAACTCGGACTGTAACGAGAGATGGGTCGGATACACCTGCTCCTGTGCCAATGCACGCGTCAAATTCATCAATGCCATGAAGAGTCAGGGTATCAACTGCTGGACCGGCCCTGGTTTTGGCGTCGGCTGTGACAACGACTGTGGTGGCAAGTGTGACTGCGGCCGCAACCACCACTGGGAGGGTAGCTGCTAAATGTCAAGTGAGTCCGTCCTGTTTCTGTTTGGACCTTTTGACATGGAAGTTTCATATAACTGACGTGTATAAACCGTAGCGGCTGCGATAATCACTCCGGTCGTGGTCATGGATGCCCCTGACACGAACCAAATGTGGGTATAAGGGCGTCCGATTTATTTTGCTGGGGTTCAATGTAATTGGTGCTAATCCCCATCATAGGTTAACACGAAATTTTTTGTCGCCCTTTCAACGTTGACTTTTCCGCAGGAACAGCTAGGGATAGATGGAATCTCGAATGACCAACCCACTGTCGAGCTCGGTTTCCATTCATGGCGCATAGTCTGCGAGTATTGGAAAGGCTCTTATCTGAGATATGACCTTAGAAAAAGCCCTTCGCTCAGTGATAAGATGAAATGTTTTACCCCAGATCTGATGCTATGAAGGAGGGCAGTGGCCAGTCCCATCATTCCTGGTTGTATGGCTTGTTAGTAGTTGAGTTCAGATCTTCAGTCTATAGTGAATTTCAATCTTTGGTgcagagtacggagtagtttcACAACAATAACATGTGCTTCAAACAAGTGAGGTCTTTGTGGAGTAACCGTGTTGAACGATGCTTCACAGACTGGCACGGTTTCAAAAGGCTAGCTAGCctattagttaactagttaactaagtaTGCGCGGAAACTCGAACAAGCACTTATACCATTCAAGTGCTCTCTCTCAGTTGCTTGATTGTAAGAAGTCCCAAACCAAGCTGAGAGCAAAAACCTCTGCAttggatcaaagaagatctgaGCTGAAGACTAACTTCATGTAGACTAGCATCTCAACATCATCTTCTAGCAGAAATCTCTATGTAAATAAATACAAAAATCCAACAAATTCTTGAAGATTGAAGCTGGTTCAACAAGCAAGGTTAAAAGATAAAACTAGCAGCAAGAGAGCCAGCCGGAAAAAGACAAGTAATCATGAAGGTTCTTCTTACGATCGGCATTTTCTCCTACTTAGCCCCCCTTTCCTTTGCTCTGCTAGCTAAGCAATGTAACTAGATAGTCATGCTCTCCAGATTTCACACAAGTATCTGATCCTCTTCATCTTGTGTTTTATACACACCTATATCTTCCACAAAGAGCTCA
This window harbors:
- a CDS encoding uncharacterized protein (SECRETED:SignalP(1-20)) — its product is MKLLAIVSLLATVVPLQVLAETTCWHNSDCNERWVGYTCSCANARVKFINAMKSQGINCWTGPGFGVGCDNDCGGKCDCGRNHHWEGSC